One Roseofilum capinflatum BLCC-M114 genomic window carries:
- a CDS encoding GNAT family N-acetyltransferase, with protein MEQSKMNVVIERVSYGEQEEAIASIRIEVFQNEQKVDPSLEFDGLDEQADHLLAYLESKPVGTARVRQLNAETAKIERLAVLAPFRDQGIGRKLMMKALELTQSYGVNEVIITAQLYVQSLYDQLGFIPEGEEFVEAGMPHIKMRKKLHD; from the coding sequence ATGGAACAATCGAAGATGAATGTGGTAATTGAGCGAGTCTCTTATGGGGAACAAGAGGAGGCGATCGCCTCTATTCGCATAGAAGTGTTTCAAAACGAACAAAAAGTTGATCCGAGTTTAGAGTTTGATGGCTTAGATGAACAAGCGGATCATCTCCTCGCTTATCTGGAATCTAAACCCGTGGGAACCGCGAGGGTACGACAGCTCAATGCTGAAACCGCAAAAATTGAACGGTTGGCGGTTTTAGCTCCGTTTCGCGATCAAGGAATTGGGCGAAAATTAATGATGAAAGCCTTAGAACTGACTCAATCTTATGGGGTTAATGAGGTGATTATCACGGCTCAACTCTATGTTCAATCTCTTTACGATCAGCTTGGATTTATACCAGAAGGGGAAGAGTTTGTAGAAGCGGGAATGCCTCATATAAAGATGCGGAAAAAATTGCATGACTAA